A window of Variovorax sp. HW608 genomic DNA:
TGGCGATGATGTAAGCGCTGGTCATGCTTGGAAAGTGTCCTCGAGGAAAGCGTTTTTCTTGGTGACGGTGTCGAGCGCGAGCAGCGTCTCGAGCAGCGCCTTCATGTGCTTGAGCGGCACCGCATTGGGCCCATCGCTCAGCGCCTTGGCGGGATTCGGGTGCGTTTCCATGAACAGGCCCGCCACGCCCACCGCGACCGCGGCGCGCGACAGCACCGGCACCATCTCGCGCTGGCCGCCGGAGCTCGTGCCCTGGCCGCCGGGCAGCTGCACCGAGTGCGTGGCATCGAAGACCACCGGCGCGCCGGTCTCGCGCATGATCGCGAGCGAGCGCATGTCCGAGACGAGGTTGTTGTAGCCGAAGCTCGCGCCGCGCTCGCAGGCCATGAAGCTGTCTTCGGGCAGGCCCTTTTCCCTGGCGGCCGCACGCGCCTTGTCGATCACGTTCTTCATGTCGTGCGGCGCGAGGAACTGGCCCTTCTTGATGTTGACCGGCTTGCCCGACTGCGCCACGGCGCGAATGAAATCGGTCTGGCGGCAGAGGAAGGCCGGGGTCTGCAGCACATCGACCACCTTGGCGGCGGCGGCAATGTCGTCCTCGGTGTGCACGTCGGTCAGCACCGGCAGGCCAAGCTCGCGCTTGACCTTGGCGAGGACCTCCAGCCCGCGCTCGCGGCCCGGACCGCGGAAGCTGGTGCCGGACGAGCGGTTGGCCTTGTCGAAGCTGCTCTTGAAGATGAAGGGGATGCCGAGCGAGGAGGTGATTTCCTTCAGCGTGCCGGCCGTGTCCATCTGGAGCTGTTCGGACTCGACGACGCACGGACCCGCGATCAGAAAGAAGGGCTTGTGAAGCCCGATGTCGAATCCGCAAAGCTTCATAGTGCCCCCTCGCTTGCCACTTCGTGTGCTGCGCTGCCCCCCGAGGGGGTCTTCGCGTCTTGGAGCGGTCCTGCGACGCTCATGCGACCACCTTGAGCGCTTTCTTGTCGGCGCCCTGATGCTCGAGCGCTGCCTTGATGAACGCGTTGAACAACGGATGACCGCCCCACGGCGTGGACTTGAACTCGGGGTGGAACTGCACGCCCATGAACCAGGGATGCACGTCCTGCGGCAGTTCGACGATTTCGGTCAGGTGCTCGCGCTGGGTCAGCGCCGAGATCACGAGGCCGGCACGGCGCAGCTCGTCGAGGTAGTTGACGTTGGCTTCGTAGCGATGGCGGTGGCGCTCGGTGACCACGTCGCCGTAGATGCTGTGGGCCAGCGTGCCGGGCGCGACGTCGGAGCTTTGCGCGCCCAGGCGCATCGTGCCGCCGAGGTCGGACTTCTCGTCGCGCACCTTGACCGTGCCGTCGGCGTCCTTCCACTCGGTGATCAGCGCGATCACCGGGGTCGGCGTCTCGGCATCGAACTCGGTGCTGTTGGCGTTCTTGAGGCCGGCCACGTTGCGGGCGTACTCGATGGTCGCGACCTGCATGCCGAGGCAGATGCCCAGGTACGGCACCTTGGTTTCGCGGGCGAAGCGCGCCGCTGCGATCTTGCCTTCGACGCCGCGCTGGCCGAAGCCGCCGGGCACCAGGATGGCGTCGTACTTGCCGAGCCGGGCCACGTCCTCGCGCGTGATGGTCTCGGAGTCGACATAGTCGATCTTCACGCGCGCATGGTTCTTCATGCCGGCATGGCGCAGCGCCTCGTTCAGCGACTTGTAGCTGTCGGAGAGGTCGACGTACTTGCCGACCATTGCGATCGAGACTTCCTTCTGCGGGTGCTCGACTTCGTAGACCAGGTCGTCCCAGCGCTGGAGCTTGGCCGGCGGCGTGTTGATGCGCAGCTTGTCGCAGATGAGGCCGTCGAGCCCCTGCTCGTGCAGCATGCGCGGCACCTTGTAGATGGTGTCGACGTCCCACATCGAGATCACGCCCCATTCGGGCACGTTCGAGAAGAGGGAGATCTTGGCGCGCTCGTCGTCGGGGATCGGGCGGTCGGCGCGGCACAGCAGCGCATCGGCCTGGATGCCGATCTCGCGCAGCTTCTGCGCGGTGTGCTGGGTCGGCTTGGTCTTGAGCTCGCCGGCCGCGGCGATCCACGGCACATAGCTCAGATGCACGAAGGCCGAGTTGTTGGGGCCCGCGCGCAGGCTCATCTGGCGCACGGCCTCGAGGAAGGGCAGGGATTCGATGTCGCCCACCGTGCCGCCGATCTCGACGATCGCCACGTCGACCTCGTGCGCGGTGCCGATGCCGGCGCCACGCTTGATGTATTCCTGGATCTCGTTGGTGATGTGCGGGATCACCTGCACCGTCTTGCCGAGGTAGTCGCCGCGGCGTTCCTTCTCGAGCACCGACTTGTAGATCTGGCCCGTGGTGAAATTGTTGGCGCGGCGCATGCGCGTCGTGATGAAGCGCTCGTAGTGGCCGAGATCGAGGTCGGTCTCGGCGCCGTCGTCGGTGACGAAGACTTCGCCGTGCTGGAACGGCGACATGGTGCCCGGATCGACGTTGATGTACGGGTCGAGCTTGATGAGGGTGACTTGGAGGCCGCGCGATTCGAGCAGCGCGGCGAGAGAGGCGGAGGCGATTCCCTTGCCGAGGGAAGACACCACACCGCCGGTGACGAAGACGAATTTGGTCATGCCAGTTCCGGACGCATGTCCGGGAAGTGGGAAATGGGGATTGTAGAGGACGGCCAACCGGAGAGCCTGTTCAAAGGCCTTTCGCGACCCCGAAAAACGCTGTGAATAGGCTCTAAACTTTCCCGATGCAACAAGACCTCACGGGCAAACACATCGTTCTGGGACTGACGGGCGGCATCGCCTGCTACAAGTCGGCCGAGTTGTGCCGGCTGCTGGTGAAGGCCGGGGCCACGGTGCAGGTCGTGATGACCGAGGCGGCGGCGCAGTTCATCACGCCGGTCACGATGCAGGCGCTGTCGGGGCGCCCCGTCTATACCTCGCAGTGGGATGCGCGCGAGGCCAACAACATGCCGCACATCAACCTGAGCCGCGAGGCGGATGCGATCGTGCTGGCGCCGGCCAGCGCCGATTTCATCGCCCGGCTGGTCGAGGGGCGGTCCGACGAACTCCTGAGCCTGATGTGCCTGGCGCGGCCCATCGACCGGGTGCCGCTCCTGATCGCGCCGGCGATGAACCGCGAGATGTGGAGCCACCCGGCCACCCAGCGCAATCTGCGCCAGGTCGACGCCGACGGCGCCCGCGTGCTGGGCGTCGGCAACGGCTGGCAGGCCTGCGGCGAGACCGGCGACGGCCGGATGCTCGAGCCCGAGCAGCTCTTGGAGGAAATCGTCGCGCAGTTCCAGCCCAAGGTGCTGGCGGGCCAGCATGTGGTGGTGACGGCCGGGCCGACCTTCGAGGCGCTCGATCCGATCCGCGGCATCACCAATCATTCGTCCGGCAAGATGGGCTTTTCGATCGCCCGCGCGGCGCGCGACGCGGGCGCGGAAGTCACACTGATCGCCGGCCCGGTGCACCTGCCGACGCCGCGCGGCGTGCGCCGCGTCGACGTCAGGTCGGCAGCGGACATGCTCGCCGCGACGCTCCAGGCGGTGCAGGCCGCGTCGATCTTCGTCGCAACCGCCGCGGTGGCCGACTGGCGGCCGGCGGCCCATAGCGCGCAGAAGATCAAGAAGGACGGAAGCGGCCAGCCGCCGGTGCTGCATTTCGTCGAGAACGAGGACATTTTGCTCACCGTCGCGCAGGGCGCACGGGCCAAGGGCGGGGAGCTCTTCTGCGTCGGCTTTGCCGCCGAAAGCGAAAATCTGCTGGAGCACGCCAAGGCCAAGCGCGAGCGCAAGGGCATTCCGCTCCTGGTCGGCAACATCGGCCCGCTGACCTTCGGGCAGGACCACAACAGCCTGCTCCTGGTCGACGCCAAGGGCGTGCGCGAGCTGCCGCGCGCCCCCAAGCTCACGCTGGCGCGCGAGCTCGTCGCCGAGATCGCGGCCCGGCTGCCGGACTATGTGCGCGCG
This region includes:
- the kdsA gene encoding 3-deoxy-8-phosphooctulonate synthase, giving the protein MKLCGFDIGLHKPFFLIAGPCVVESEQLQMDTAGTLKEITSSLGIPFIFKSSFDKANRSSGTSFRGPGRERGLEVLAKVKRELGLPVLTDVHTEDDIAAAAKVVDVLQTPAFLCRQTDFIRAVAQSGKPVNIKKGQFLAPHDMKNVIDKARAAAREKGLPEDSFMACERGASFGYNNLVSDMRSLAIMRETGAPVVFDATHSVQLPGGQGTSSGGQREMVPVLSRAAVAVGVAGLFMETHPNPAKALSDGPNAVPLKHMKALLETLLALDTVTKKNAFLEDTFQA
- a CDS encoding CTP synthase — its product is MTKFVFVTGGVVSSLGKGIASASLAALLESRGLQVTLIKLDPYINVDPGTMSPFQHGEVFVTDDGAETDLDLGHYERFITTRMRRANNFTTGQIYKSVLEKERRGDYLGKTVQVIPHITNEIQEYIKRGAGIGTAHEVDVAIVEIGGTVGDIESLPFLEAVRQMSLRAGPNNSAFVHLSYVPWIAAAGELKTKPTQHTAQKLREIGIQADALLCRADRPIPDDERAKISLFSNVPEWGVISMWDVDTIYKVPRMLHEQGLDGLICDKLRINTPPAKLQRWDDLVYEVEHPQKEVSIAMVGKYVDLSDSYKSLNEALRHAGMKNHARVKIDYVDSETITREDVARLGKYDAILVPGGFGQRGVEGKIAAARFARETKVPYLGICLGMQVATIEYARNVAGLKNANSTEFDAETPTPVIALITEWKDADGTVKVRDEKSDLGGTMRLGAQSSDVAPGTLAHSIYGDVVTERHRHRYEANVNYLDELRRAGLVISALTQREHLTEIVELPQDVHPWFMGVQFHPEFKSTPWGGHPLFNAFIKAALEHQGADKKALKVVA
- the coaBC gene encoding bifunctional phosphopantothenoylcysteine decarboxylase/phosphopantothenate--cysteine ligase CoaBC; its protein translation is MQQDLTGKHIVLGLTGGIACYKSAELCRLLVKAGATVQVVMTEAAAQFITPVTMQALSGRPVYTSQWDAREANNMPHINLSREADAIVLAPASADFIARLVEGRSDELLSLMCLARPIDRVPLLIAPAMNREMWSHPATQRNLRQVDADGARVLGVGNGWQACGETGDGRMLEPEQLLEEIVAQFQPKVLAGQHVVVTAGPTFEALDPIRGITNHSSGKMGFSIARAARDAGAEVTLIAGPVHLPTPRGVRRVDVRSAADMLAATLQAVQAASIFVATAAVADWRPAAHSAQKIKKDGSGQPPVLHFVENEDILLTVAQGARAKGGELFCVGFAAESENLLEHAKAKRERKGIPLLVGNIGPLTFGQDHNSLLLVDAKGVRELPRAPKLTLARELVAEIAARLPDYVRAARKQ